The Candidatus Thermoplasmatota archaeon genome contains a region encoding:
- a CDS encoding uL15 family ribosomal protein → MVGFSKKRRSSKLRGSREHGRGRKKGRGAGLRGGKGNAGAHKHKRVQYFSKMTDGDYWGKHGFKRPVEVQDALVPINVQELDEAIATWAAAGKAQKVGGGYSVNLTELGFDKLLGSGKVRNAIKVTIATASPRATEKIEEAGGQVDVQQ, encoded by the coding sequence ATGGTCGGATTCAGCAAGAAGCGCCGAAGCTCGAAGCTCCGCGGCTCGCGCGAACACGGCCGCGGCCGCAAGAAGGGCCGTGGCGCGGGTCTGCGCGGCGGCAAGGGCAACGCCGGCGCGCACAAGCACAAGCGCGTCCAGTACTTCTCGAAGATGACGGACGGCGACTACTGGGGCAAGCACGGGTTCAAGCGGCCCGTGGAGGTCCAGGACGCCCTCGTCCCCATCAACGTGCAGGAACTGGACGAGGCCATCGCCACCTGGGCCGCGGCCGGCAAGGCCCAGAAGGTCGGCGGCGGCTACAGCGTCAACCTGACCGAGCTCGGCTTCGACAAGCTTCTCGGCAGCGGCAAGGTTCGCAACGCGATCAAGGTCACGATCGCGACCGCGAGCCCCCGCGCCACCGAGAAGATCGAGGAAGCCGGCGGACAGGTGGACGTGCAGCAGTAA
- a CDS encoding 50S ribosomal protein L30, with protein sequence MVYAIIRVRGLVNINGGVQDTMRMLRLTRVNTLAIVPKDPSHDGMVKKIKDFVTYGELDHATLVSLMKARGRVAGYKPITDEFVKNATGGKHATIDAFAKAVVDGKAKFQDLGEDAKLYFRLHPPIGGYEAIKRHFTVGGSLGYRGKEINTLIKRMMPETVSADNVARGRGVGKRVEKEA encoded by the coding sequence ATGGTGTACGCCATCATCCGCGTCCGCGGGCTCGTCAACATCAACGGCGGCGTCCAGGACACGATGCGCATGCTCCGCCTCACCCGCGTGAACACGCTCGCGATCGTGCCCAAGGACCCGAGCCACGACGGCATGGTCAAGAAGATCAAGGACTTCGTCACGTACGGCGAGCTCGACCACGCGACCCTCGTCTCCCTGATGAAGGCGCGCGGCCGCGTCGCCGGCTACAAGCCGATCACGGACGAATTCGTGAAGAACGCGACCGGCGGCAAGCACGCCACGATCGACGCCTTCGCGAAGGCGGTCGTCGACGGCAAGGCGAAGTTCCAGGACCTCGGCGAGGACGCGAAGCTCTACTTCCGTCTCCACCCGCCGATCGGCGGCTACGAGGCCATCAAGCGCCACTTCACGGTGGGCGGCAGCCTCGGCTACCGCGGTAAGGAGATCAACACGCTGATCAAGCGCATGATGCCCGAGACCGTGTCGGCCGACAACGTCGCCCGCGGTCGCGGCGTCGGCAAGCGCGTCGAGAAGGAGGCCTGA
- a CDS encoding 30S ribosomal protein S5 has product MVGHRRDDDRRDPRDWVPKTELGRRVKTGAITSMSQALRTGLPLREPEIVDILVPNVEDDVIDVNMVQRMTDSGRRVRFRVTAVVGNRDGLVGIGQARGKEVGPTIRRAIDVAKLNLIEIRRGCGSWECGCRRPHTVPLEVKGKTGGAEIILKPSPQGVGLATGDVPKQVLRLAGIQDCWSFARGQTKTTINFAKATYDALKNTSVVRVTPQTSERLSIKEGPVVG; this is encoded by the coding sequence ATGGTAGGACACCGACGCGACGATGACCGCCGCGACCCGCGCGACTGGGTTCCGAAGACGGAGCTCGGCCGCCGCGTCAAGACCGGCGCCATCACGAGCATGAGCCAGGCCCTGCGCACGGGGCTTCCCCTGCGCGAGCCCGAGATCGTGGACATCCTCGTCCCCAATGTCGAGGACGACGTCATCGACGTCAACATGGTGCAGCGCATGACCGACTCCGGTCGCCGCGTCCGCTTCCGCGTCACCGCGGTCGTGGGCAACCGCGACGGCCTCGTCGGCATCGGCCAGGCCCGCGGCAAGGAAGTGGGCCCGACGATCCGCCGCGCCATCGACGTCGCCAAGCTCAACCTCATCGAGATCCGGCGCGGCTGCGGATCGTGGGAATGCGGCTGCCGCCGCCCCCACACCGTGCCCCTCGAGGTCAAGGGCAAGACGGGCGGCGCGGAGATCATCCTGAAGCCGTCGCCGCAGGGCGTCGGCCTCGCGACGGGCGACGTCCCGAAGCAGGTGCTCCGCCTCGCGGGCATCCAGGACTGCTGGAGCTTCGCCCGCGGCCAGACCAAGACGACGATCAACTTCGCCAAGGCCACCTACGACGCGCTCAAGAACACGTCGGTCGTCCGCGTGACGCCCCAGACGTCCGAGCGGCTGTCGATCAAGGAAGGCCCCGTGGTCGGGTGA
- a CDS encoding 50S ribosomal protein L18, with amino-acid sequence MAHGPLYRVPFRRRREGKTDYRTRLALVKSGKTRAVVRQSLKNVTIQFVNFANGGDVVVAQAEARELAEHGWKGATANLPAAYLAGLLAGKRAKQAGIEDAVLDIGRAVPQKGGRLFAALKGLVESGINVPHGADVLPEDARARGEHLNKPEVAAAFATTYEKIVGKPLPPKKEAPKKKGGDKKGAAPAPAAKGNPAAGKGAKPAGEKKAKTPE; translated from the coding sequence ATGGCCCACGGACCCCTTTACCGAGTCCCCTTCCGGCGCCGCCGCGAGGGCAAGACCGACTACCGCACGCGCCTCGCGCTCGTGAAGAGCGGCAAGACGCGCGCGGTCGTCCGCCAGTCGCTCAAGAACGTCACGATCCAGTTCGTGAACTTCGCGAACGGCGGCGACGTCGTCGTCGCCCAGGCGGAGGCGCGCGAGCTCGCGGAGCACGGCTGGAAGGGCGCCACGGCGAACCTTCCCGCCGCGTACCTCGCCGGCCTCCTTGCCGGCAAGCGCGCGAAGCAGGCCGGCATCGAGGACGCGGTCCTCGACATCGGCCGCGCCGTCCCCCAGAAGGGCGGCCGCCTCTTCGCGGCCCTCAAGGGCCTCGTCGAGAGCGGGATCAACGTGCCGCACGGCGCGGACGTCCTCCCCGAGGACGCGCGCGCCCGCGGCGAGCATCTCAACAAGCCGGAGGTCGCGGCAGCCTTCGCCACGACCTACGAGAAGATCGTCGGCAAGCCCCTGCCTCCCAAGAAGGAGGCGCCGAAGAAGAAGGGCGGCGACAAGAAGGGCGCCGCTCCCGCTCCCGCGGCGAAGGGCAACCCGGCAGCCGGCAAGGGCGCGAAGCCCGCCGGCGAGAAGAAGGCGAAGACCCCCGAGTAA
- a CDS encoding 50S ribosomal protein L19e: protein MTDLRNQVRLASEILGVGQTRVWIDPLHADDVAEAVTRADVRKLVHKGTIRALQAQGVSRARANKIAIQKESGRRRGPGSRKGASGARDPRKRRWIQTIRPQREVLKGLRDAKEITPAQYRKYYLKAKGGSFRSRNHLLSHLRTDGVLKGEATAPAAPAPAKAAKPAKAAKKAAKKPKKEE from the coding sequence ATGACGGACCTGAGGAACCAGGTGCGCCTCGCGAGCGAGATCCTCGGCGTCGGCCAGACGCGCGTATGGATCGACCCGCTCCACGCCGACGACGTCGCGGAGGCCGTGACCCGCGCGGACGTGCGCAAGCTCGTCCACAAGGGCACGATCCGCGCGCTCCAGGCGCAGGGCGTCTCGCGCGCCCGCGCCAACAAGATCGCGATCCAGAAGGAGAGCGGCCGCCGCCGCGGGCCCGGCTCGCGCAAGGGCGCCTCCGGCGCGCGCGACCCCCGCAAGCGCCGCTGGATCCAGACCATCCGCCCGCAGCGCGAGGTCCTGAAGGGCCTCCGCGACGCGAAGGAGATCACGCCCGCGCAGTACCGCAAGTACTACCTCAAGGCGAAGGGCGGCAGCTTCCGCAGCCGCAACCACCTCCTCTCGCACCTGCGCACGGACGGCGTCCTCAAGGGCGAGGCGACGGCCCCGGCCGCGCCCGCGCCCGCGAAGGCCGCGAAGCCCGCGAAGGCCGCGAAGAAGGCGGCGAAGAAGCCGAAGAAGGAGGAATGA
- a CDS encoding 50S ribosomal protein L32e — translation MAGKEEFIEKVSKLPGVGPKTAEKLYDAGYDSVEKLQAATADELVEKGIGRKTAEAIVKGLATPEGAKGEIEVVEAPRKEEAAVEKPKKAKREEKVEVVEAEAAYAPKIKAQLSEEVVKTLAIRAIRKATEPGFKKYHWFRYKKLDDAWRRPRGGLNKQRRGFNYRPPRVKIGYASPVLTRGLHPSGFAEVLVHNPDELAKIDPKTQAARIGGTVGGRKRKLIESAAAEKGIRVLNPRRT, via the coding sequence ATGGCTGGCAAGGAAGAGTTCATCGAGAAGGTCTCGAAGCTTCCCGGCGTCGGTCCCAAGACCGCGGAGAAGCTTTACGACGCCGGCTACGACAGCGTCGAGAAGCTCCAGGCCGCGACCGCGGACGAGCTCGTCGAGAAGGGCATCGGGCGCAAGACCGCGGAGGCCATCGTGAAGGGTCTCGCGACGCCCGAGGGCGCGAAGGGCGAGATCGAGGTCGTCGAGGCCCCCCGCAAGGAGGAGGCCGCGGTCGAGAAGCCGAAGAAGGCCAAGCGTGAGGAGAAGGTCGAGGTCGTCGAGGCCGAGGCCGCCTACGCTCCGAAGATCAAGGCCCAGCTCTCCGAGGAGGTCGTGAAGACGCTCGCGATCCGCGCCATCCGCAAGGCGACGGAACCCGGCTTCAAGAAGTACCACTGGTTCCGCTACAAGAAGCTCGACGACGCCTGGAGGCGCCCCCGCGGCGGCCTCAACAAGCAGCGCCGCGGCTTCAACTACCGCCCGCCCCGTGTGAAGATCGGCTACGCCTCGCCGGTTCTGACGCGCGGCCTGCACCCGAGCGGCTTCGCCGAGGTCCTCGTCCACAACCCGGACGAGCTCGCGAAGATCGACCCGAAGACGCAGGCGGCCCGCATCGGCGGCACCGTCGGCGGCCGGAAGCGCAAGCTCATCGAGTCCGCGGCGGCCGAGAAGGGCATCCGCGTCCTCAACCCCCGGAGGACCTGA
- a CDS encoding 50S ribosomal protein L6 codes for MMALAEVRDVVKVPQGVTATVKDGVVTIKGKNGELSRAFRHPLITLEKEGNDVVIHAEEPRKQTRALVGTFSSHLRNMVAGAQKDFEYKLKVVYAHFPIKSKVSGDVVVIENFLGEKTPRRARIMKGAKVKAGADEVVVTGPDVEAVSQTAANIEQACRIRGFDPRVFQDGIYITAKGA; via the coding sequence ATCATGGCACTCGCTGAAGTCAGGGATGTCGTGAAGGTGCCCCAGGGCGTGACCGCCACCGTCAAGGACGGCGTCGTCACGATCAAGGGGAAGAACGGCGAGCTCAGCCGCGCCTTCCGCCACCCGCTCATCACCCTCGAGAAGGAGGGCAACGACGTGGTCATCCACGCCGAGGAGCCCCGCAAGCAGACCCGCGCGCTCGTCGGGACGTTCTCGTCCCACCTGCGCAACATGGTCGCGGGCGCGCAGAAGGATTTCGAATACAAGCTGAAGGTGGTCTACGCCCACTTCCCGATCAAGTCGAAGGTCTCCGGCGACGTCGTCGTCATCGAGAACTTCCTTGGCGAGAAGACGCCCCGCCGCGCCCGCATCATGAAGGGCGCGAAGGTCAAGGCCGGCGCCGACGAGGTCGTCGTCACCGGTCCCGACGTCGAGGCCGTGTCGCAGACCGCCGCGAACATCGAGCAGGCGTGCCGCATCCGCGGCTTCGACCCGCGCGTGTTCCAGGACGGCATCTACATCACCGCCAAGGGAGCGTGA
- a CDS encoding 30S ribosomal protein S8, whose protein sequence is MMLNDPLADALSLIKNAERAGKAEVSVAPASKLIGHVLKVMQDQGYIGAFEFVDDNRTGFFRVTLVGHINDCGVIKPRHAIKKTDYEKWESRYLPAQDFGALIITTTGGVMSHYSAKEQGTGGKLLAYVY, encoded by the coding sequence ATCATGCTCAACGATCCCCTCGCAGACGCCCTTTCGCTCATCAAGAACGCGGAGCGCGCCGGCAAGGCCGAGGTCTCGGTGGCCCCGGCCTCCAAGCTCATCGGTCACGTGCTCAAGGTCATGCAGGACCAGGGCTACATCGGCGCGTTCGAGTTCGTGGACGACAACCGGACCGGGTTCTTCCGCGTCACGCTCGTCGGCCACATCAACGACTGCGGCGTCATCAAGCCCCGCCACGCGATCAAGAAGACCGACTACGAGAAGTGGGAATCCCGCTATCTCCCGGCCCAGGACTTCGGCGCCCTCATCATCACCACCACGGGTGGCGTGATGAGCCACTACAGCGCGAAGGAGCAGGGCACGGGCGGGAAGCTTCTCGCCTACGTGTACTGA
- a CDS encoding 30S ribosomal protein S14 — MVDHTMFGRGANECHRCGRKRGLVRSYRLFLCRQCFRETARDLGFKKYS; from the coding sequence ATGGTCGACCACACGATGTTCGGGCGCGGCGCCAACGAGTGCCACCGATGCGGCCGCAAGCGCGGCCTCGTCCGCAGCTACCGGCTGTTCCTCTGCCGGCAGTGCTTCCGCGAGACCGCCCGCGATCTCGGCTTCAAGAAGTATTCCTAA
- a CDS encoding 50S ribosomal protein L5 encodes MAAANPMLEPRLVKVVVNIGVGEAGDKLIKAEKVMEMVTGAKPARTISRTTNRDWNLREGMPIGVRVTLRGESAEAFLKKAFYVRNGQIPDYSFDDAGNLNFGIADYTEFEGQRYDPEIGIFGMNVSVVLERAGSRVKARRIQPRRIPAHHRVTPQEAISYMKSKFGIEVI; translated from the coding sequence ATGGCGGCCGCCAACCCCATGCTCGAGCCCCGCCTCGTCAAGGTCGTCGTGAACATCGGCGTCGGCGAAGCCGGTGACAAGCTCATCAAGGCCGAGAAGGTCATGGAGATGGTCACGGGCGCGAAGCCCGCGCGCACGATCAGCCGCACGACGAACCGCGACTGGAACCTGCGCGAGGGCATGCCGATCGGCGTGCGCGTCACGCTCCGCGGCGAGAGCGCGGAAGCCTTCCTCAAGAAGGCCTTCTACGTCCGCAACGGGCAGATCCCCGACTACTCGTTCGACGACGCCGGGAACCTGAATTTCGGCATCGCGGACTACACGGAGTTCGAGGGCCAGCGATACGACCCGGAGATCGGCATCTTCGGCATGAACGTGAGCGTCGTGCTCGAGCGCGCGGGATCGCGCGTCAAGGCGCGCCGCATCCAGCCCCGGCGCATCCCGGCCCACCACCGGGTCACGCCGCAGGAGGCGATCTCGTACATGAAGAGCAAGTTCGGGATCGAGGTGATCTGA
- a CDS encoding 30S ribosomal protein S4e — translation MSLHLKRLASPRVWSGTVPRKAYTWAPKTRPGPHAADRSIPMALILRDYLKVADTLREAKRVLGAREVLVDGKVVTDHKRGVGFMDVISLPKTEKHYRVMLDTRGRLVLTEIPAAAAAWKLCRVENKTTVAGGKFQLNLHDGRNIVVKEAAHKTGDVLKVHLPDQKVMGALPLAAGHTVLITGGKHIGQTATVGGVEKTRNPRPNVVSVKSGDVAYATIKPYVFVIGKDKAEVALPEVA, via the coding sequence ATGTCGCTGCACCTCAAGCGCCTCGCAAGCCCCCGCGTGTGGTCCGGTACGGTCCCGCGCAAGGCCTACACGTGGGCGCCCAAGACGCGCCCCGGCCCCCACGCGGCCGACCGCTCGATCCCGATGGCCCTCATCCTCCGCGACTACCTCAAGGTCGCCGACACGCTGCGCGAAGCGAAGCGCGTCCTCGGCGCCCGCGAGGTCCTCGTGGACGGAAAGGTCGTCACGGACCACAAGCGCGGCGTCGGCTTCATGGACGTCATCTCGCTCCCCAAGACCGAGAAGCACTACCGCGTCATGCTCGACACGCGCGGTCGCCTCGTCCTCACGGAGATCCCCGCGGCCGCGGCCGCGTGGAAGCTCTGCCGGGTCGAGAACAAGACGACGGTCGCGGGCGGCAAGTTCCAGCTCAACCTCCACGACGGCCGCAACATCGTCGTGAAGGAGGCCGCGCACAAGACGGGCGACGTGCTCAAGGTCCACCTCCCGGACCAGAAGGTCATGGGCGCCCTTCCGCTCGCCGCGGGCCACACGGTCCTCATCACGGGCGGCAAGCACATCGGCCAGACGGCGACGGTCGGCGGCGTCGAGAAGACGCGAAACCCCCGCCCGAACGTCGTCTCGGTCAAGAGCGGCGACGTCGCGTACGCGACGATCAAGCCCTACGTGTTCGTGATCGGCAAGGACAAGGCGGAAGTCGCGCTCCCGGAGGTCGCTTAG
- a CDS encoding 50S ribosomal protein L14 encodes MKAIPATRTKGLPVGARLDVVDNTGAKIVSIVAVPRAGSHHNRYPAGGVGDFLVVSVKKGTPEMRRQVVNAVIVRQKRPYRRPDGTIVQFEDNAAVIVTPTGETKGSDIKGPVAREAAERWPRIAATASQIV; translated from the coding sequence GTGAAGGCGATTCCGGCGACCCGCACCAAGGGTCTCCCCGTCGGCGCGCGCCTCGACGTCGTCGACAACACGGGCGCGAAGATCGTCTCCATCGTGGCCGTCCCCCGCGCGGGCAGCCACCACAACCGCTACCCCGCGGGCGGCGTTGGCGACTTCCTCGTCGTCTCCGTCAAGAAGGGGACGCCCGAAATGCGCCGCCAGGTCGTGAACGCGGTCATCGTGCGCCAGAAGCGCCCGTACCGCCGCCCGGACGGCACCATCGTCCAGTTCGAAGACAACGCCGCCGTCATCGTCACGCCCACGGGCGAGACGAAGGGCTCGGACATCAAGGGCCCCGTGGCCCGCGAGGCCGCCGAGCGGTGGCCCCGTATCGCCGCCACGGCGAGCCAGATCGTGTAA
- a CDS encoding 30S ribosomal protein S17, with amino-acid sequence MATTRDIGIDVAAPSRACDDPHCPFHGGLAVRGHIIDGQVVSAKMERSVVVRREYLFRNEKYERFEKRTSRYTAHHPPCIPLKEGDLVKIMECRPISKTKQFVVIEARKGELAIRGEDASIAAEEESA; translated from the coding sequence ATGGCAACAACGCGTGACATCGGCATCGACGTCGCGGCGCCCTCGCGCGCCTGCGACGACCCGCACTGCCCCTTCCACGGCGGGCTCGCCGTCCGCGGCCACATCATCGACGGCCAGGTCGTCTCCGCCAAGATGGAGCGCTCGGTGGTCGTCCGGCGCGAGTACCTCTTCCGCAACGAAAAGTACGAGAGGTTCGAGAAGCGCACGAGCCGCTACACGGCCCACCACCCGCCCTGCATCCCCCTCAAGGAGGGCGACCTCGTGAAGATCATGGAATGCCGCCCGATCAGCAAGACGAAGCAGTTCGTCGTGATCGAGGCCCGCAAGGGCGAGCTCGCCATCCGCGGCGAGGACGCTTCGATCGCGGCCGAGGAGGAATCCGCGTGA
- a CDS encoding translation initiation factor, translating to MALMCDVCGLPKEICVCEEIAREQQEITIYTVARRYGKMVTIVDGIDSGDIDITSLCSELKAACACGGTEKGGKIELQGDHKQRVKQVLERMGFNAELR from the coding sequence GATGTGTGACGTCTGCGGACTTCCCAAGGAAATCTGCGTTTGTGAGGAGATCGCCCGGGAGCAGCAGGAGATCACGATCTACACGGTCGCCCGCCGGTACGGCAAGATGGTGACCATCGTGGACGGGATCGACTCCGGGGACATCGACATCACGAGCCTGTGCTCCGAGCTCAAGGCGGCGTGCGCCTGCGGCGGCACCGAGAAGGGCGGCAAGATCGAACTTCAAGGTGACCACAAGCAGCGCGTGAAGCAGGTGCTCGAGAGGATGGGCTTCAATGCGGAGCTCCGGTGA